Proteins co-encoded in one Tachysurus fulvidraco isolate hzauxx_2018 chromosome 17, HZAU_PFXX_2.0, whole genome shotgun sequence genomic window:
- the shisa3 gene encoding protein shisa-3 homolog: MARWVSCLFLGYLTWHLYVLDVRGEYCHGWLDNSGNYHEGFQCPEHLDTADAAVCCGSCALRYCCAATDARLDQGSCTNHRDNEYTEYTPQPIYMPFLMVGSIFVAFVVIGSLVAVYCCTCLRPKQPTQQPIRFSLRSYQGETIPMILTAGAAPTSLRTPSRQSSTATTSSSSAGGGSSLRRFSLSRSDGLGLQQPPQQLLLASASSISTPVSLAPAQTLLPPPPPPPYSSPQCLQGSGSFVHTHQHGHHQSLHTAQSSNLLLSQQYFFPLQPEPFGGSKGFADFSQS; this comes from the exons ATGGCGCGCTGGGTAAGCTGTCTCTTTCTGGGTTATCTCACATGGCACTTGTACGTCCTCGATGTACGGGGAGAGTACTGTCACGGCTGGCTGGACAACAGCGGAAACTATCATGAAGGCTTCCAATGTCCGGAGCACTTGGACACTGCGGACGCGGCGGTTTGTTGCGGGAGCTGCGCGCTGCGGTACTGTTGTGCTGCCACGGACGCGCGCCTGGACCAGGGCAGCTGCACCAACCACCGGGACAACGAATACACCGAATACACACCAC AACCTATCTACATGCCCTTCCTGATGGTAGGCTCCATTTTTGTGGCGTTTGTGGTCATTGGCTCACTGGTGGCTGTGTACTGTTGCACGTGTTTACGGCCCAAACAGCCCACACAGCAACCGATCCGCTTCTCCCTGCGTAGCTACCAGGGTGAGACCATCCCCATGATCCTGACTGCAGGGGCGGCACCCACCAGCCTGCGAACACCGTCGCGTCAGTCCAGCACTGCTACCACCAGCTCCAGCAGTGCTGGTGGGGGCAGCTCGCTGCGTCGCTTTTCTCTGAGCAGATCAGATGGTTTGGGACTCCAGCAGCCTCCACAGCAGCTCCTGCTGGCTTCAGCTTCATCCATTTCCACACCAGTGTCCCTGGCACCAGCTCAAACCTTACtgcctcctccacctccacctccataCTCATCTCCACAGTGTCTGCAGGGCAGCGGCTCgtttgtgcacacacaccaacacggCCACCATCAGAGCCTCCACACTGCCCAGAGCTCCAACCTCCTCCTGTCACAGCAGTACTTCTTCCCTCTGCAGCCAGAGCCGTTTGGTGGGAGTAAAGGCTTTGCTGATTTCAGTCAGAGCTGA